A window from Candidatus Effluviviaceae Genus V sp. encodes these proteins:
- the mreC gene encoding rod shape-determining protein MreC: protein MFAFLARLFTRNRELAAFAVCAAISLVLLALPQPVRNGIGEGVSTVVFGPFRRLATYTASLQSTREENMRLRELAVRLAEERSRLLIYRSENERLRELLSFLVSFPEEERFRMLPARVIGMPGTRVVERLEIDRGVVDGVRENMPVVLPEGVVGKISTVMRRRSLVEPLTSASSAVSVVVERSRVRGVVRPRFGSASDVLGWHVDYVPARSDVRPGDRIVTSGLGGVYPPGLAVGTVTRVAPGPLTMHVEAELAIDLATVEQVFILTSRTATPHDWSEIEAEVMRQFAPIGPPMEAP, encoded by the coding sequence ATGTTCGCCTTTCTCGCGCGGCTCTTCACAAGGAACCGCGAGCTCGCCGCATTCGCCGTCTGCGCGGCGATATCACTCGTTCTGCTGGCCCTGCCGCAGCCCGTCAGAAACGGCATCGGCGAAGGCGTCTCGACCGTCGTCTTCGGACCGTTCCGGAGGCTCGCGACCTACACGGCCTCGCTTCAGTCGACGCGAGAGGAGAACATGAGGCTGCGGGAGCTTGCCGTCAGGCTGGCCGAGGAGCGGTCCAGACTGCTGATATACCGGAGCGAGAACGAACGGCTCCGCGAGCTCCTGAGCTTCCTCGTCAGCTTCCCGGAGGAGGAGCGCTTCAGGATGCTTCCGGCGCGGGTCATCGGTATGCCGGGGACACGCGTCGTGGAGCGGCTCGAGATCGACAGAGGCGTCGTCGACGGGGTCCGCGAGAACATGCCCGTCGTGCTTCCGGAAGGTGTGGTCGGCAAGATCTCGACGGTCATGCGCCGCCGCTCGCTCGTAGAGCCGCTGACCAGCGCCTCGTCGGCCGTCAGCGTCGTCGTCGAGCGCAGCCGGGTCCGCGGCGTCGTGCGCCCGCGGTTCGGCTCGGCGAGCGACGTGCTCGGATGGCATGTCGACTACGTCCCCGCGCGTTCGGACGTGAGGCCGGGTGACCGCATCGTGACGTCGGGCCTCGGGGGCGTCTACCCTCCGGGACTGGCCGTCGGCACGGTCACCAGGGTCGCCCCGGGCCCTCTGACGATGCATGTCGAGGCGGAGCTCGCCATCGACCTGGCGACGGTCGAGCAGGTCTTCATCCTGACCTCGAGGACGGCGACGCCCCACGACTGGTCGGAGATCGAGGCCGAGGTCATGAGACAGTTCGCGCCGATCGGCCCTCCGATGGAGGCCCCATGA
- a CDS encoding MreB/Mrl family cell shape determining protein, whose translation MLFDSVLGLVNDVAIDLGTANTLVYVKGRGVVLNEPSVIAVEKASGKVVAVGSKAKEMLGRTPDGIKAVRPMKDGVIADFDGTEDLLREFILAVQRRRLLVRPRMVICVPSGITEVERRAVTDSADHAGAREVFLVAEPIAAAIGVGLPVDKPSGNMIVDIGGGTTEIAVIALSGIVNHTSVRVGGDEMDEAIMNHLRRSYNLLIGEQTAEQIKIRIGSAYPLEEEMEVEVKGRDLVGGVPRTLKITSEEIREALQEPISAIVEALKLSLEETPPELAADLVDRGIVMTGGGSLLRGLDVLLREETKLPINVVENPLTCVVLGTGKILENLSHYEPVLMRSAKR comes from the coding sequence ATGCTCTTCGATTCGGTTCTCGGACTCGTCAACGACGTTGCGATCGATCTCGGCACGGCGAACACCCTTGTCTATGTCAAGGGACGCGGCGTCGTCCTGAACGAGCCTTCGGTGATCGCGGTCGAGAAGGCGAGCGGCAAGGTCGTGGCGGTCGGCAGCAAGGCCAAGGAGATGCTGGGGCGGACGCCCGACGGCATCAAGGCCGTCCGTCCGATGAAGGACGGGGTCATCGCCGACTTCGACGGGACCGAGGACCTGCTGCGCGAGTTCATCCTGGCAGTTCAGCGGCGCAGACTGCTCGTGAGACCCAGGATGGTCATCTGTGTCCCCTCCGGGATCACGGAGGTCGAGCGCCGGGCAGTGACGGACTCGGCCGACCACGCCGGCGCCCGCGAGGTCTTCCTGGTCGCCGAACCGATCGCGGCCGCCATCGGTGTGGGACTCCCGGTCGACAAGCCGTCGGGCAACATGATCGTCGACATCGGCGGAGGCACCACCGAGATCGCCGTCATCGCGCTCTCCGGGATCGTCAACCACACGTCGGTCCGCGTGGGCGGCGACGAGATGGATGAAGCGATCATGAACCACCTCCGCAGAAGCTACAATCTCCTCATTGGCGAGCAGACCGCGGAGCAGATCAAGATCAGGATCGGATCGGCCTATCCGCTCGAGGAGGAGATGGAGGTCGAGGTCAAGGGCCGCGACCTCGTCGGCGGCGTGCCGAGAACGCTCAAGATCACGTCCGAGGAGATCCGCGAGGCGCTCCAGGAACCGATCTCGGCCATCGTCGAGGCGCTCAAGCTCTCGCTCGAGGAGACGCCTCCAGAGCTCGCGGCCGACCTGGTCGACCGGGGCATCGTGATGACCGGCGGCGGCTCGCTCCTCCGAGGACTCGACGTGCTGCTCCGTGAGGAAACGAAGCTGCCGATCAACGTGGTCGAGAACCCGCTCACCTGCGTTGTGCTCGGGACGGGCAAGATCCTCGAGAACCTCTCGCACTACGAGCCCGTGCTGATGCGTTCCGCCAAGAGGTAG
- the radC gene encoding DNA repair protein RadC, producing the protein MRKMGGVSVDAAVSPQAAAGAVPPVQPTEFELLCALIAGSTGPRPADLVGRELLGRFGSVSSILREPPSSLTSVRGVGRGLATRLRATGEIARRFLGAEKGRPVVYLSGPEDVADLLLREMSSLDREHFRAILLNTKNRILGVRTIAIGSLNASVVHAREVFKAAVSESAQAVVLVHNHPSGIPDPSEEDIVVTERLAEAGRILGIEVLDHIILGRQGFVSLRELGHV; encoded by the coding sequence CAGGCTGCGGCCGGCGCCGTTCCTCCGGTCCAACCGACCGAGTTCGAGCTGCTGTGCGCGTTGATCGCGGGGAGCACAGGTCCCCGGCCCGCCGACCTCGTCGGGCGCGAGCTTCTTGGACGGTTCGGAAGCGTGAGCTCCATCCTGAGAGAGCCGCCGTCAAGCCTGACGAGCGTCAGGGGTGTCGGTCGAGGGCTCGCGACGCGGCTGAGGGCCACCGGCGAGATCGCGCGCCGGTTCCTCGGAGCGGAGAAGGGACGGCCGGTCGTCTACCTGTCGGGCCCGGAGGACGTGGCGGACCTGCTGCTCCGTGAGATGTCGTCGCTCGACAGAGAGCACTTCCGCGCGATCCTTCTCAACACGAAGAACAGGATCCTCGGCGTCCGGACGATCGCGATCGGATCGCTCAATGCATCGGTCGTCCACGCGCGCGAGGTCTTCAAGGCGGCGGTATCGGAGAGCGCTCAGGCGGTCGTTCTCGTCCACAACCACCCGTCAGGCATTCCCGACCCGAGCGAGGAGGACATCGTCGTGACCGAACGGCTGGCTGAAGCGGGCCGGATCCTCGGCATCGAGGTCCTCGATCACATCATCCTCGGACGACAGGGATTCGTCTCCCTGAGAGAGCTCGGACACGTCTGA